From the Primulina tabacum isolate GXHZ01 chromosome 3, ASM2559414v2, whole genome shotgun sequence genome, one window contains:
- the LOC142539772 gene encoding uncharacterized protein LOC142539772 — MEKINCGTVPGITMVKQSVLLCAGGEAWLVALLVSALVKAQLLGLSQECIKLLNNQPKIRGDHHGSLLPDEVADAGDNDTDEEEDGEGDEDDNEDDVDERNPNPNGNKSGPTKGREGGSTGGTQENGDDDDDEPEDGGDPDEDDDDDDDDDNDDDDDEDDDEDAEDGGDEEGVVEEEDDKEDEEEDEDDEEEDLQPPKKRKK, encoded by the exons ATGGAGAAGATTAACTGTGGTACAGTGCCCGGGATAACTATGGTTAAGCAGAGCGTGCTATTGTGCGCCGGTGGTGAAGCGTGGTTGGTGGCTTTGCTAGTTTCAGCCCTGGTCAAGGCTCAGCTTTTAGGCCTTAGTCAG GAATGCATAAAGCTATTGAATAACCAACCTAAGATTAGAGGAGACCATCATGGCTCTCTCCTTCCGGATGAGGTAGCTGATGCTGGTGATAATGACactgatgaagaagaagatggtGAAGGTGACGAGGATGACAATGAGGATGACGTTGATGAAAGAAATCCTAACCCTAACGGCAATAAAAGCGGACCCACAAAGGGTCGCGAAGGAGGATCGACCGGCGGAACTCAGGAGAATGGTGACGACGACGACGATGAACCGGAGGATGGAGGGGATCCTGACGAGGACGACGACGACGATGATGATGATGACAATGATGACGACGACGAcgaagatgatgatgaagatGCGGAAGATGGTGGAGACGAGGAAGGGGTCGTTGAGGAAGAAGATGACAAAGAGGACGAGGAAGAAGATGAAGACGACGAAGAGGAAGACCTCCAACCACCTAAGAAGAGGAAGAAGTGA
- the LOC142539781 gene encoding shikimate kinase, chloroplastic-like isoform X2 — MKKERYMEAKFSQSLQLPARINSENIARKSSNSLQFLRRNGERKSYLAPASINLLARKGRTQGPMVLKVFCSSGNVPAKVLESGSLPSFDESIILQNKSEGIEPYLNGRCIYLVGMMGSGKTTVGKVLSEGLGYSFCDCDTLIEQAAGGNTVAEIFKIYGESFFRDSETEALQKLSSMHQFVVSTGGGAVIRPINWRYMQKGISVWLDVPLDALARRITAVGTDSRPLLDQESGDPYSKTMKRLSTLFKERGEAYANADVRVCLENIAAKLGLMDVCNLTPNVIAIEVLSQIETFLKKKKNGI, encoded by the exons ATGAAAAAG GAGAGATACATGGAGGCAAAATTTTCCCAAAGCTTACAATTGCCGGCAAGGATAAACTCTGAAAATATTGCAAGGAAATCAAGTAATTCTTTACAGTTTTTGCGGAGAAATGGGGAACGAAAGTCGTATCTGGCTCCTGCTTCTATTAATCTGCTGGCTAGAAAAGGAAGAACTCAGGGCCCAATGGTGTTAAAGGTTTTCTGCTCCTCTGGAAATGTTCCAG CTAAAGTACTAGAGTCTGGAAGCCTTCCTTCATTTGATGAATCTATAATTTTACAG AATAAATCTGAAGGAATTGAACCATATCTAAATGGACGTTGTATATATCTTGTTG GGATGATGGGATCTGGGAAAACTACAGTGGGCAAGGTTTTGTCAGAAGGTCTTGGATATTCTTTTTGCGACTG TGACACGTTAATAGAACAAGCTGCTGGTGGAAACACAGTGGCTGAAATATTCAAGATATATGGTGAGAGCTTCTTCAGAGATAGTGAG ACAGAGGCATTGCAGAAACTGTCTTCGATGCATCAATTTGTTGTTTCTACCGGTGGGGGTGCAGTGATCCGACCAATCAATTG GAGATACATGCAAAAGGGCATCAGTGTTTGGCTAGACGTACCTTTGGATGCCTTAGCACGTAGAATTACTGCTGTAGGTACTGATTCTCGACCCCTGTTGGACCAAGAATCTGGTGATCCTTATTCCAAG ACCATGAAGCGATTATCAACCCTTTTCAAAGAGAGGGGTGAAGCATACGCCAATGCTGATGTCCGTGTCTGCCTAGAAA ATATTGCCGCGAAACTCGGATTAATGGATGTATGCAATCTCACACCTAACGTAATTGCCATTGAG GTGCTTTCACAAATCGAAACCTTcttgaagaaaaagaaaaacggTATTTGA
- the LOC142539781 gene encoding shikimate kinase, chloroplastic-like isoform X1: MKKKEERYMEAKFSQSLQLPARINSENIARKSSNSLQFLRRNGERKSYLAPASINLLARKGRTQGPMVLKVFCSSGNVPAKVLESGSLPSFDESIILQNKSEGIEPYLNGRCIYLVGMMGSGKTTVGKVLSEGLGYSFCDCDTLIEQAAGGNTVAEIFKIYGESFFRDSETEALQKLSSMHQFVVSTGGGAVIRPINWRYMQKGISVWLDVPLDALARRITAVGTDSRPLLDQESGDPYSKTMKRLSTLFKERGEAYANADVRVCLENIAAKLGLMDVCNLTPNVIAIEVLSQIETFLKKKKNGI; encoded by the exons ATGAAAAAG AAAGAGGAGAGATACATGGAGGCAAAATTTTCCCAAAGCTTACAATTGCCGGCAAGGATAAACTCTGAAAATATTGCAAGGAAATCAAGTAATTCTTTACAGTTTTTGCGGAGAAATGGGGAACGAAAGTCGTATCTGGCTCCTGCTTCTATTAATCTGCTGGCTAGAAAAGGAAGAACTCAGGGCCCAATGGTGTTAAAGGTTTTCTGCTCCTCTGGAAATGTTCCAG CTAAAGTACTAGAGTCTGGAAGCCTTCCTTCATTTGATGAATCTATAATTTTACAG AATAAATCTGAAGGAATTGAACCATATCTAAATGGACGTTGTATATATCTTGTTG GGATGATGGGATCTGGGAAAACTACAGTGGGCAAGGTTTTGTCAGAAGGTCTTGGATATTCTTTTTGCGACTG TGACACGTTAATAGAACAAGCTGCTGGTGGAAACACAGTGGCTGAAATATTCAAGATATATGGTGAGAGCTTCTTCAGAGATAGTGAG ACAGAGGCATTGCAGAAACTGTCTTCGATGCATCAATTTGTTGTTTCTACCGGTGGGGGTGCAGTGATCCGACCAATCAATTG GAGATACATGCAAAAGGGCATCAGTGTTTGGCTAGACGTACCTTTGGATGCCTTAGCACGTAGAATTACTGCTGTAGGTACTGATTCTCGACCCCTGTTGGACCAAGAATCTGGTGATCCTTATTCCAAG ACCATGAAGCGATTATCAACCCTTTTCAAAGAGAGGGGTGAAGCATACGCCAATGCTGATGTCCGTGTCTGCCTAGAAA ATATTGCCGCGAAACTCGGATTAATGGATGTATGCAATCTCACACCTAACGTAATTGCCATTGAG GTGCTTTCACAAATCGAAACCTTcttgaagaaaaagaaaaacggTATTTGA
- the LOC142538233 gene encoding uncharacterized protein LOC142538233 produces the protein MSTMHSHSLLYFRFRNFHFNPTDPFSQCINFLFPFSPSHSYTSTPHSNLESHDMFKFFIDSLKCRKQRALTITSHFTHVKSPKKPQAAFHFLRSHGFSDTQIRSLLYIHPKLLLFDVEKILKPKLVYFQELGVPSPHLAKFISKNPMLLASSLDKKLKPGIELIKKVLELNRPDSGKCDINDDLFRILSRYSSFVIGEKSTLLSNIKYLESCGIVGSQLIMLLKNDPRLFSVSETKLKKLISRVTELGFAMDSRMFVHGVLACYGNSAETLNKKYNLFQSYGFTECECKQMLIKAPILFKSSEARLRRGIEFFLSTLKLNKSVIFGSPYCLMCSMEKRILPRHRVVQVVKSKRLLKRLPSMTSILRWTDKKSTEKYILRFEDDAEELMLAYEGHLSESREFMSPLRSHLLLPFHFRNFHLNPANPLSPYIDFFSSFALSRTYTSTTHPNLENHILLNFLIDSLKCPKQRALTITSQFSHVKSLEKPQAAVHFLKIHGFSDIQIRLMLNSRPQILVLDVEKILKPKLIYFQELGIPRPQLAMFISKNPMLLTCSLDKKLKPCIELVKKVLGLIQPDTSKCNINDDMFHILSRYAWVIGKDSRLLSGIKYLESCGIVGSQLVMILKNEPRLVYMSETKLKSLISRATELGFVMGSRMLVYGVFVCYSNSAETLSRKYEVLQSFGFSKCQCKKMLLKSPHLFKSSEVRLRRAIEFFLNTVMLDKSTIVDWPQYLVFSMEKRVLPRYRVFKILKSRGLVEKLPKISSLLSYTEKKFMEKYVLRFEEDAKELMLAYEGHLSGS, from the exons ATGTCCACTATGCACTCTCACTCACTTTTGTATTTCCGTTTTCGCAATTTCCACTTCAACCCCACTGACCCATTTTCCCAATGCATTAATTTTTTATTCCCTTTCTCTCCAAGCCACTCCTATACATCAACCCCGCACTCAAATTTAGAAAGCCATGATATGTTTAAGTTTTTCATCGACTCTTTGAAATGTCGCAAACAAAGAGCTCTCACCATCACTAGTCACTTTACACATGTCAAATCCCCTAAAAAACCTCAAGCAGCTTTTCATTTCCTCAGATCTCATGGTTTTTCAGACACCCAAATCAGATCATTGCTTTATATCCATCCCAAGCTTCTTCTGTTTGACGTTGAAAAGATTCTTAAACCAAAGCTTGTATATTTTCAAGAACTTGGTGTCCCAAGTCCTCATCTGGCTAAGTTCATTTCCAAGAACCCGATGCTTCTTGCCAGCAGTTTGGATAAAAAGCTGAAGCCTGGTATCGAGCTCATCAAGAAAGTTCTCGAGCTTAACCGACCAGACAGCGGTAAATGTGATATTAATGATGACCTGTTTCGTATCCTCTCGAGGTATTCTTCTTTTGTGATTGGCGAAAAATCAACATTGCTATCTAACATCAAATATCTGGAAAGTTGTGGTATCGTGGGATCTCAATTGATCATGCTTCTGAAGAATGATCCACGGCTCTTTTCTGTTTCTGAAACCAAACTCAAAAAACTTATCTCAAGGGTTACCGAACTAGGATTTGCCATGGATTCAAGAATGTTTGTTCATGGTGTTTTAGCTTGTTATGGTAACAGTGCTGAGACTCTCAATAAAAAGTACAACTTGTTTCAAAGCTACGGATTCACTGAATGCGAATGCAAACAAATGCTTATCAAAGCACCCATTCTCTTCAAATCATCAGAAGCACGATTAAGGCGTGGAATCGAGTTCTTCTTGAGTACTCTTAAGCTTAACAAATCTGTGATTTTTGGATCGCCATATTGTTTGATGTGTAGCATGGAGAAGAGAATATTACCTCGACATAGAGTTGTGCAGGTGGTGAAATCGAAGAGGCTTTTGAAGAGGTTGCCGAGTATGACAAGTATATTACGTTGGACAGATAAGAAGTCTACGGAGAAATatattttgaggtttgaggatgACGCTGAAGAATTGATGTTAGCTTACGAAGGCCATCTTTCTGAATCT cgAGAGTTCATGTCCCCTCTTCGCTCTCACTTGCTTCTGCCTTTCCATTTTCGCAACTTCCACTTGAACCCCGCCAACCCACTTTCTCCTTAtatcgattttttttcttcttttgctCTGAGCCGTACCTACACATCAACCACACACCCAAACTTAGAAAACCATATTTTGCTCAATTTTTTGATCGACTCTTTGAAATGTCCCAAACAGAGAGCTCTCACCATTACTAGCCAATTTTCACATGTCAAATCCCTTGAAAAACCTCAAGCAGCTgttcattttctcaaaattcatGGTTTTTCAGATATCCAAATCAGATTGATGCTTAATAGCCGACCCCAGATTCTTGTACTTGATGTCGAAAAAATACTTAAGCCAAAGCTCATATATTTTCAAGAACTCGGTATCCCAAGACCTCAATTGGCTATGTTCATTTCCAAGAACCCGATGCTTCTCACTTGCAGTTTGGATAAAAAGCTGAAGCCGTGTATCGAGCTCGTCAAGAAAGTTCTTGGGCTTATCCAACCTGATACCAGTAAATGTAATATTAATGATGACATGTTTCATATCCTTTCGAGGTATGCTTGGGTGATTGGCAAGGATTCCAGATTGCTATCTGGCATCAAATATCTGGAAAGCTGTGGAATTGTAGGATCTCAATTGGTCATGATTCTTAAGAACGAGCCACGGCTCGTTTATATGTCTGAGACCAAACTAAAATCTCTTATTTCAAGAGCTACTGAACTTGGATTCGTCATGGGTTCAAGGATGTTGGTTTATGGTGTTTTTGTTTGTTATAGTAATAGTGCTGAGACTCTCAGTAGGAAATACGAAGTGCTTCAGAGTTTCGGTTTCTCCAAATGCCAATGCAAAAAAATGCTTCTCAAGTCACCCCATCTCTTCAAATCGTCAGAAGTGCGATTAAGACGTGCAATTGAGTTCTTCTTGAACACTGTTATGCTCGACAAATCCACGATTGTTGATTGGCCACAATATTTGGTTTTCAGCATGGAGAAGAGAGTATTGCCTCGATATAGAGTTTTCAAGATCCTAAAATCAAGGGGGCTTGTAGAAAAGTTACCGAAAATATCAAGTTTGTTATCCTATACAGAAAAGAAGTTCATGgagaaatatgttttgaggttcGAGGAAGATGCTAAAGAATTGATGTTAGCCTACGAGGGGCACCTTTCAGGATCTTGA
- the LOC142539773 gene encoding OVARIAN TUMOR DOMAIN-containing deubiquitinating enzyme 5-like yields the protein MADTNPVEDTMSEGVSENAVPEKQETLEEMLSRHRKETNDLQNKEVALKKAAAKGSKAEQKAKKKQVDEEISRLSTKLKEAQAKELALLGYNGGTDKQKGDLDNLVKAIAGVSVTNQAEQSSKPNKHAKRREKRAQEEAARERRIQEEQSQIVSHRIIEDEKLERKLEPLGFTINEIKADGHCLYRAVEDQLAFHSGGSSPCSYQELREMVANYMRKNASDFLPFFLSETAADEESADSITERFENYCRDIESTAAWGGQLELGALTHCLKKPIMIYSGSFPDVEMGKEYQQSNGTCSSSKSSILLSFHKHAFGLGEHYNSVVPAGIQ from the exons ATGGCAGATACAAATCCAGTGGAAGACACAATGTCTGAGGGGGTTTCAGAAAATGCAGTTCCAGAGAAGCAAGAAACTCTTGAAGAGATGCTTTCTAGACACAG AAAAGAGACTAATGATCTACAGAACAAAGAAGTTGCATTAAAAAAGGCCGCGGCAAAAGGTAGCAAGGCTGAACAGAAAGCCAAGAAGAAACAAGTTGATGAAGAGATATCTAGACTTTCAACAAAGCTTAAAGAAGCACAAGCTAAGGAATTGGCTTTGTTAGGCTACAATGGCGGTACAGATAAACAAAAGGGAGATTTGGACAATCTGGTGAAGGCAATTGCTGGGGTTTCAGTCACAAATCAAGCAGAGCAGTCATCAAAACCAAATAAGCACGCAAAGAGACGTGAAAAAAGAGCCCAAGAGGAAGCAGCCAGGGAACGTAGAATTCAAGAAGAGCAGAGCCAGATTGTAAGCCATCGAATTATTGAAGATGAGAAGTTAGAGCGAAAACTAGAACCCCTTGGATTTACCATCAATGAAATAAAAGCCGATGGCCATTGTCTCTACCGAGCTGTTGAGGACCAATTAGCCTTCCATTCTGGAGGCTCCTCTCCTTGTTCTTACCAAGAACTCCGGGAAATGGTGGCTAATTATATGCGGAAAAATGCATCAGATTTTCTGCCGTTTTTTCTTTCTGAAACTGCTGCAGATGAAGAATCTGCAGATTCCATTACTGAGAGGTTTGAAAACTATTGCAGGGACATCGAGTCTACTGCAGCATGGGGAGGACAACTAGAGCTCGGTGCTCTAACCCATTGTTTAAAGAAACCTATCATGATATATTCAGGATCTTTTCCTGATGTAGAAATGGGGAAGGAATACCAGCAAAGTAATGGAACCTGCTCATCATCGAAGTCAAGTATTCTGCTGTCGTTTCATAAGCATGCTTTTGGGCTTGGTGAGCACTATAATTCTGTTGTACCTGCTGGGATTCAATAG
- the LOC142539774 gene encoding F-box/kelch-repeat protein SKIP6-like, which yields MTGQSAAASPLCPSSQLIPNLPDDISVQILARVPRSHHPYLSLVSKSWLSTIKSPELFRTRSLLRVSECSLYLNLRFDSSFHWYCEQTLQSKRSLVPLPPIPQSRIGPSTSVLGHKIYMIGGSINDIPSNDIWVFDCRFNKWAIGPKMRVSREFSAAENWGGKIYVIGGCVVDNWARSINWAEVFDPESGSWAAVPSAIEVRDKWMHASAMIGNKLYAMADRGGVVFDVGHGEWGNVPKRLDMGWRGRAAVVGNVLYCYDYLGKIQGYDVEMDVWKELRGVEKGLPNFLCNSTMVNLDGKLCVVWEGKGSGKEVDIMCAEIEVKKDCDGSLGGKILRLDVILVVPKGASIAHCLAVEL from the coding sequence ATGACAGGTCAATCCGCCGCCGCATCGCCCCTGTGTCCTTCATCACAACTCATCCCGAACCTGCCAGATGATATCTCCGTCCAAATACTGGCCAGAGTCCCCCGTTCCCACCATCCGTACCTCTCTCTAGTCTCAAAATCATGGCTGTCTACCATAAAGTCCCCTGAGCTCTTCCGCACTCGATCCCTCCTCCGCGTCTCCGAATGCTCTCTATACCTCAATCTCCGCTTCGATTCTTCCTTCCACTGGTACTGTGAACAAACCCTTCAATCCAAACGTTCGCTGGTACCCCTCCCCCCAATTCCTCAGAGCCGCATCGGGCCTTCGACTTCAGTGCTTGGCCACAAAATTTACATGATAGGCGGTTCTATCAATGACATCCCATCCAATGATATTTGGGTCTTTGATTGTAGGTTTAATAAGTGGGCAATCGGGCCGAAAATGCGGGTGTCCCGGGAGTTTTCCGCCGCGGAAAATTGGGGCGGGAAAATCTATGTCATAGGTGGGTGTGTGGTGGATAATTGGGCTCGTTCCATCAACTGGGCCGAGGTTTTTGACCCCGAAAGCGGTTCTTGGGCAGCGGTTCCGAGTGCAATTGAGGTGAGGGACAAGTGGATGCACGCTAGTGCCATGATAGGGAATAAGCTATACGCAATGGCCGATAGGGGAGGCGTGGTTTTCGACGTGGGCCATGGGGAATGGGGCAATGTGCCTAAAAGGTTGGACATGGGTTGGAGGGGTCGGGCTGCGGTGGTTGGTAATGTGTTGTATTGTTATGATTACTTGGGGAAGATTCAGGGATATGATGTGGAGATGGATGTTTGGAAGGAGTTGAGAGGGGTAGAGAAAGGATTGCCGAATTTCTTGTGTAACTCGACAATGGTGAATTTGGATGGTAAGTTGTGTGTGGTGTGGGAAGGGAAGGGAAGTGGGAAAGAGGTGGATATTATGTGTGCTGAGATCGAGGTCAAGAAAGACTGTGATGGAAGTTTGGGTGGGAAGATTTTAAGGTTGGATGTGATTCTCGTGGTTCCGAAAGGGGCTTCGATTGCTCATTGCTTGGCGGTTGAACTTTGA
- the LOC142538912 gene encoding uncharacterized protein LOC142538912 produces the protein MTGKKRVQNNSLINNNSMALADTKEQDGFLPIANVSRIMKKSLPANAKISKEAKQTVQECVSEFINFITGEASDKCQREKRKTINGDDLLWAMTTLGFENYVGPLKDYLNKYRESTEGEKNTMATQEDPSSPATNGHGEKIEDITVCNSSIVSMGFAARPDDHDLWDFKTYNSNYLGIGLPDDPKRSRRRIDYGEQMNVGMISNADDLKNGKSYIFDENSNRIMESVGEHGIEW, from the exons ATGACAGGTAAAAAAAGAGTACaaaataattccttaattaaCAACAACTCAATGGCACTTGCAGACACCAAGGAACAAGACGGCTTCCTCCCCATTGCCAATGTAAGCCGAATCATGAAGAAATCCCTCCCTGCAAATGCCAAGATTTCCAAAGAAGCAAAGCAAACTGTGCAAGAATGTGTCTCCGAATTCATCAACTTCATTACGG GCGAAGCATCCGATAAATGCCAAAGGGAGAAGAGAAAGACCATAAACGGCGATGATCTGTTGTGGGCTATGACAACACTTGGATTTGAGAATTATGTTGGACCCTTGAAAGATTACCTCAACAAGTATAGAGAAAGTACTGAGGGAGAGAAGAACACTATGGCTACACAAGAAGATCCTTCTTCGCCGGCCACGAATGGTCATGGCGAAAAAATAGAAGATATTACCGTCTGTAATAGTTCGATTGTATCCATGGGGTTTGCAGCCAGACCTGATGATCATGATTTGTGggattttaaaacatataatagtAATTATCTTGGCATTGGTTTACCAGATGATCCCAAAAGAAGTCGTCGCCGGATCGATTATGGCGAACAAATGAATGTAGGGATGATAAGTAATGCTGATGATTTGAAAAATGGCAAGAGCTATATATTTGACGAGAATTCTAATAGGATCATGGAAAGTGTTGGGGAGCATGGGATTGAGTGGTAG
- the LOC142539781 gene encoding shikimate kinase, chloroplastic-like isoform X3: MEAKFSQSLQLPARINSENIARKSSNSLQFLRRNGERKSYLAPASINLLARKGRTQGPMVLKVFCSSGNVPAKVLESGSLPSFDESIILQNKSEGIEPYLNGRCIYLVGMMGSGKTTVGKVLSEGLGYSFCDCDTLIEQAAGGNTVAEIFKIYGESFFRDSETEALQKLSSMHQFVVSTGGGAVIRPINWRYMQKGISVWLDVPLDALARRITAVGTDSRPLLDQESGDPYSKTMKRLSTLFKERGEAYANADVRVCLENIAAKLGLMDVCNLTPNVIAIEVLSQIETFLKKKKNGI; this comes from the exons ATGGAGGCAAAATTTTCCCAAAGCTTACAATTGCCGGCAAGGATAAACTCTGAAAATATTGCAAGGAAATCAAGTAATTCTTTACAGTTTTTGCGGAGAAATGGGGAACGAAAGTCGTATCTGGCTCCTGCTTCTATTAATCTGCTGGCTAGAAAAGGAAGAACTCAGGGCCCAATGGTGTTAAAGGTTTTCTGCTCCTCTGGAAATGTTCCAG CTAAAGTACTAGAGTCTGGAAGCCTTCCTTCATTTGATGAATCTATAATTTTACAG AATAAATCTGAAGGAATTGAACCATATCTAAATGGACGTTGTATATATCTTGTTG GGATGATGGGATCTGGGAAAACTACAGTGGGCAAGGTTTTGTCAGAAGGTCTTGGATATTCTTTTTGCGACTG TGACACGTTAATAGAACAAGCTGCTGGTGGAAACACAGTGGCTGAAATATTCAAGATATATGGTGAGAGCTTCTTCAGAGATAGTGAG ACAGAGGCATTGCAGAAACTGTCTTCGATGCATCAATTTGTTGTTTCTACCGGTGGGGGTGCAGTGATCCGACCAATCAATTG GAGATACATGCAAAAGGGCATCAGTGTTTGGCTAGACGTACCTTTGGATGCCTTAGCACGTAGAATTACTGCTGTAGGTACTGATTCTCGACCCCTGTTGGACCAAGAATCTGGTGATCCTTATTCCAAG ACCATGAAGCGATTATCAACCCTTTTCAAAGAGAGGGGTGAAGCATACGCCAATGCTGATGTCCGTGTCTGCCTAGAAA ATATTGCCGCGAAACTCGGATTAATGGATGTATGCAATCTCACACCTAACGTAATTGCCATTGAG GTGCTTTCACAAATCGAAACCTTcttgaagaaaaagaaaaacggTATTTGA
- the LOC142539775 gene encoding developmentally-regulated G-protein 3: MATIMQKIKDIEDEMARTQKNKATAHHLGLLKAKLAKLRRELITPSSKGGGGAGEGFDVTKSGDARVGLVGFPSVGKSTLLNKLTGTFSEVASYEFTTLTCIPGVIVYRGAKIQLLDLPGIIEGAKDGKGRGRQVISTARTCNCILIVLDAIKPITHKRLIEKELEGFGIRLNKEPPNLTFRKKDKGGINLTSTVTNTHLDLETVKAICSEYRIHNADINLRYDATADDLIDVIEGSRVYMPCIYVVNKIDQITLEELEILDKLPHYCPVSAHLEWNLDGLLDKVWEYLSLTRIYTKPKGMNPDYEDPVILSSKKKTVEDFCNRIHKDMLKQFKYALVWGSSVKHKPQRVGKEHELEDEDVVQIIKKL, from the exons ATGGCCACTATCATGCAGAAGATTAAAGATATCGAAGATGAG ATGGCAAGGACTCAGAAGAACAAAGCAACCGCCCATCACCTGGGCTTACTGAAG GCAAAACTCGCAAAACTTCGGAGGGAACTAATTACGCCTTCATCAAAAGGGGGTGGTGGTGCTGGAGAAGGTTTTGATGTTACAAAAAGTGGTGATGCTAGAGTTGGACTTGTGGGTTTCCCTTCAGTTGGGAAGTCCACACTTTTAAACAAACTAACGGGCACTTTTTCAGAG GTTGCTTCGTACGAGTTTACTACTTTAACCTGCATTCCTGGTGTCATTGTGTATCGAGGAGCCAAAATTCAG TTATTGGATCTTCCTGGTATCATTGAGGGTGCTAAAGATGGCAAGGGGAGAGGTAGGCAG GTCATCAGTACTGCTAGGACGTGTAACTGTATCCTGATTGTTCTGGATGCCATAAAGCCAATTACACATAAACGACTTATAGAGAAAGAGCTTGAGGGATTTGGTATAAG GTTAAACAAGGAACCACCAAATTTGACATTCCGCAAAAAAGATAAGGGTGGAATCAATCTTACGTCTACAGTTACCAACACACATCTGGACCTTGAAACTGTGAAGGCAATATGCAGTGAATACAGAATACACAATGCTGATATCAATCTTAGGTATGATGCGACAGCTGATGATCTTATAGATGTCATTGAGGGAAGTAGGGTATATATGCCTTGCATTTATGTTGTCAACAAGATTGATCAGATCACACTTGAAGAACTGGAGATTCTCGACAAACTTCCACATTATTGCCCTGTGAG TGCTCATTTGGAGTGGAATCTTGATGGTCTCCTAGATAAAGTATGGGAGTATCTCAGCTTAACTCGCATATACACGAAGCCCAAAGGGATGAATCCGGACTATGAAGACCCTGTTATACTGTCATCGAAGAAAAAGACTGTTGAGGATTTCTGTAACAGAATCCACAAGGATATGCTTAAACAATTCAAGTA